A window of the Lepisosteus oculatus isolate fLepOcu1 chromosome 14, fLepOcu1.hap2, whole genome shotgun sequence genome harbors these coding sequences:
- the LOC107076001 gene encoding LOW QUALITY PROTEIN: zinc finger protein 420-like (The sequence of the model RefSeq protein was modified relative to this genomic sequence to represent the inferred CDS: deleted 1 base in 1 codon) codes for MANSLLNLQTELQSFMEILLKSIVCEVSEVFRNRMLDSEDGFQDKLRSVSQILVKRTVFKITQCVEDNVGSEMSQLKKENEILKSRLQLWEKDSGAGGDQGQTDCVGHTLPCEVTAGLIEEMDTKLELAGSRASALPDAGEKAPLEQHHSEKKWGSRLIKETELTAAEGKEKFSEQHTKSRQSVEDLDSVHRMKTEPESSEASALPDAGKRAPLEQQHSEEEWGSNLMQETELTDAEGNETLSEQHTESRQSVEDLDSVPMMKTEPDSLIPGLLVCDDFTEKINNLDSNNITQGCNELGFVSVQEHKEELGEFNLTEQNMEPQLIKPAEQQTDVPGEENSAVIQHTEEGHFRKEQQQLLQGLVIARPCSVKLERLSLQKWFKQMDIPLISKDITEKCNNLNTKNIAKHFNQLDSVSSQGCKEEEHEFNVCNLREQEIGFQLIDPEEQQTDVPGEEDSAECCEHTEESQCREKQQQDQMIKEIQPRPDNVQELSLEHKQQQQFPLLSPLKTHQHIRTGKKRFTCNRCRKSFSQSCDLNRHQCIHTGERSFSQLGTLKTHKHIHARERLFNCRECGKSFSQLGSLKTHQLAHGGERPFGGGEDGEMFNESDTLKRHKPIPATEKVFSCRQCGKSFSYPGALKTHQRTHTGERPFGCIQCGKSFSHSSALKRHELLHTGERPFCCSLCGKTFTQSGNLKTHKLLHKGEKPFSCSQCGKSFSHSGSFRRHQLIHTGEKPFSCSQCGKSFSRSGILRRHQHTHTGEKPFCCSQCGKSFMMLSQLKAHQRTHTGEKPFSCSQCGKSFSHTGTLRRHQHTHTGERPFSCSQCEKSYITLSHLKAHQRIHMEEGLFCCSQCGKNFSQSRDLEVHLRIHTGEKPFTCSQCGKSFSRSNNLKRHELLHTGERPFSCDQCGKSFNHPSALKIHQRTHTGERPFCSLCGKSFSQSSYLKAHQRVHTGRSHSAAVSAGRVLVSQAP; via the exons ATGGCTAATTCGCTGTTAAATCTGCAAACCGAGCTTCAATCCTTCATGGAGATTTTGCTCAAATCGATCGTGTGTGAAGTTTCCGAAGTTTTCAGAAACAGGATGTTGGACAGCGAGGATGggtttcaagacaaactccgcAGCGTCTCCCAGATTCTGGTGAAACGAAccgtgtttaaaatcacacagtgtgtggaggacaATGTCGGGAGTGAAATGTcgcagctgaagaaggaaaatGAGATTCTGAAGTCGAGAttgcagctgtgggagaaggactcgggagcaggaggagatcagggacagacagattgtgttggacacacgcttccctgtgaagtgACTGCAGGATTAATAGAAGAAATGGACACGAAACTGGAGCTGGCAG GCTCAAGGGCCAGTGCTCTCCCTGATGCTGGGGAAAAggctcctcttgaacagcaTCACAGTGAGAAGAAGTGGGGCTCCAGACTGATCAaggagacagagctcactgctgcagaagggaaagagaaattcagtgagcagcacacaaagagcagacagagtgttgaggatctggactctgtgcATAGGATGAAGACAGAGCCTGAGA GCTCAGAAGCTAGTGCTCTCCCTGATGCTGGGAaaagggctcctcttgaacagcagcacagtgaggaggagtggggctccaatctgatgcaggagacagagctcactgATGCAGAAGGGAATGAGACActcagtgagcagcacacagagagcagacagagtgtcgaggatctggactctgtgcccatgatgaagacAGAGCCTGACAGTCTGATACCTGGGCTCTTAGTGTGTGATGATTTTACCGAGAAGATTAATAATCTGGACTCGAACAATATTACACAAGGTTGTAATGAACTGGGCTTTGTCTCTGTACAGGAACACAAAGAAGAACTGGGTGAGTTTAATCTTACAGAGCAGAACATGGAGCCCCAGTTGATTAAGCCTGCAGAGCAGCAAACTgatgtacctggtgaagagaacagTGCTGTGATACAGCACACAGAGGAGGGTCACTTCAGGAAGGAAcaacagcagctcctacagGGCTTGGTAATAGCAAGGCCTTGTTCTGTTAAACTGGAGAGACTGTCATTGCAGAAGTGGTTTAAACAAATGGATATTCCTTTAATATCTAAGGACATTACAGAAAAGTGTAATAATTTAAACACTAAGAATATTGCAAAGCATTTCAATCAACTGGACTCGGTCTCTTCACAAGGTTGCAAGGAAGAGGAACATGAATTTAATGTCTGCAATCTAAGGGAGCAGGAAATCGGGTTCCAGTTGATTGACCCTGaagagcagcagactgatgtacctggtgaagagGACAGTGCTGAGTGCTGTGAGCACACAGAGGAGAGTCAATGCAGGGAGAAACAACAGCAAGACCAGATGATCAAGGAGATTCAGCCAAGACCCGACAACGTACAGGAATTGTCACTGGAGCACAAACAGCAACAGCAGTTTCCTCTCTTAAGCCCCTTAAAAACACACCAGCACATTCGCACGGGAAAGAAACGATTCACCTGCAATCGGTGCAGGAAGAGCTTTAGTCAGTCATGTGACCTCAATAGACACCAGTGCATTCACACGGGAGAGAGATCATTCAGCCAGCTGGGCACCTTGAAAACGCACAAGCACATCCACGCACGTGAGAGGCTGTTCAACTGCAGggagtgtgggaagagttttagtcagttaggcagcttaaaaacccaccagctcGCTCACGGAGGGGAGAGACCGTTCGGCGGAGGTGAGGATGGGGAGATGTTTAATGAGTCAGACACATTAAAAAGACACAAACCCATCCCTGCAACAGAGAAAGTGTTCAGCTGCAGGcaatgtgggaagagttttagttacCCAGGTGCCTTAAAGACACACCAACgtacacacacaggggagagaccGTTCGGCTGCATTCAGTGCGGAAAGAGTTTTAGTCATTCGAGTGCTTTAAAGAGACATGAACTCTTGCATACAGGAGAGAGGCCATTctgctgcagtctgtgtggtaAGACTTTTACTCAGTCGGGCAACTTAAAGACACACAAGCTCCTCCATAAGGGAGAGAagccattcagctgcagtcagtgtgggaagagttttagtcactcGGGCTCCTTCAGGAGACACCAGctcattcacacaggagagaagccattcagctgcagtcagtgtgggaagagttttagtcgctCGGGCATCTTAAGGAGACACCAACACACGCACACAGGGGAGAAACCGTtctgctgcagtcagtgtgggaagagttttatgaTGTTGAGCCAATTGAAAGCACAccagcgcacacacacaggagagaagccattcagctgcagtcagtgtgggaagagttttagtcacaCGGGCACCTTAAGGAGACACCAGCACACGCACACAGGGGAAAGACCGTTCAGTTGCAGTCAGTGTGAGAAGAGTTATATAACATTGAGCCATTTGAAAgcacaccagcgcattcacatgGAAGAGGGGCTATTCTGCTGCAGTCAGTGCGGGAAGAATTTTAGTCAGTCAAGAGATTTGGAAGTACACctgcgcattcacacaggagagaagccATTCACctgtagtcagtgtgggaagagttttagtcggtcgaACAACTTAAAGAGACACGAGCTCCTCCATacgggagagagaccgttcTCCTGCGATcaatgtgggaagagttttaatcACCCGAGTGCCTTAAAGATACACCAGCGCacgcacacaggggagagaccATTCTGCAGCCTTTgcgggaagagttttagtcagtccaGCTATTTGAAAGCACACCAGCGCGTTCACACGGGA AGAagccattcagctgcagtcagtgcgggaagagttttagtcagtcaggCACCTTAA